A window of Anomalospiza imberbis isolate Cuckoo-Finch-1a 21T00152 chromosome 4, ASM3175350v1, whole genome shotgun sequence contains these coding sequences:
- the UTP3 gene encoding something about silencing protein 10, with amino-acid sequence MRTRRGTVLRPRAEPAESADDTAEVPGGRAGPEELADDVERFHEEQFRAVMAALDSGDEAGDNEEEEEEEEVLGLQLPEDSEEEDEEEETQERNPFVEYSAEEDDGEDESEEDENDVEDGEEEGSEEYENDVEDEEGDLSMESDLEERHPEAKLPHELSWGQRKQLYYDTDYGNDAQAKGKRSQQEIDAEEEEEEQEAQVIQRRLVRDLGEDDYGLDMIQGYLAKQQKSHDSKGQKIDKDLQALSKKEQLKLLKQESPELLQLMEDFEVKLMEIKDELHPLLQMVRDGTIPQGKGSRYLQTKYHLYLNYCANISFYLVLKSKRMPVHSHPVIERLVEYRNIINNLAVIDQKLSPQVRMLLRNYYDKKEEKPRKENKFSVFLTMNGNKTKPKPASAPVNGQAAAAESSDESELDEEAALKYYKMMEEKLALKRKRTGDEDVLEEAVMSGEDPNKKRGVTYQMIKNRGLTPKRRKIDRNPRVKHREKFRRAKIRRKGQVREVQRELHRYAGELSGIRAGVKKSRKLK; translated from the coding sequence ATGCGGACCCGGCGCGGCACCGTCCTGCGGCCGCGGGCCGAGCCCGCCGAGTCCGCCGATGACACTGCCGAGGTGCCCGGCGGCCGCGCCGGCCCCGAGGAGCTGGCGGACGATGTGGAGCGCTTCCACGAGGAGCAGTTCCGCGCCGTGATGGCCGCCCTGGACAGCGGCGACGAGGCCGGGGACaacgaggaagaggaggaggaggaggaggtgctggGTCTGCAGCTGCCCGAGGACagcgaggaggaggatgaggaggaggagacgcAGGAGCGGAATCCTTTTGTGGAGTACAGCGCAGAGGAGGATGATGGAGAAGATGAAAGTGAGGAAGATGAAAATGATGTTGAGGatggagaagaggaaggaagtGAGGAATATGAAAATGATGTTGAGGATGAAGAGGGGGACCTGTCCATGGAAAGCGACTTGGAGGAGCGCCATCCCGAAGCCAAGCTCCCCCATGAGCTCTCCTGGGGCCAGCGCAAGCAGCTCTACTATGACACGGACTATGGGAATGATGCCCAGGCCAAGGGCAAGCGGAGCCAGCAAGAAATCgatgctgaggaggaggaagaggagcaggaggctcaAGTCATCCAGAGACGGTTGGTGCGGGATTTGGGGGAGGATGATTATGGTCTGGACATGATCCAGGGCTATCTAGCTAAGCAGCAGAAAAGCCATGATAGCAAGGGGCAGAAAATTGATAAGGATCTGCAGGCCCTTTCCaagaaggagcagctgaagcTGCTGAAGCAGGAGtccccagagctcctgcagctgaTGGAGGACTTTGAGGTGAAGCTCATGGAGATCAAGGATGAGCTTCACCCGCTGCTGCAAATGGTCAGAGATGGCACTATCCCCCAGGGGAAAGGCAGTCGCTATTTGCAGACCAAGTATCATCTCTACCTGAACTACTGTGCCAATATCAGTTTCTATCTGGTACTCAAGTCCAAGAGGATGCCGGTTCATAGTCACCCGGTCATTGAACGGCTGGTGGAGTACAGAAATATCATCAACAACCTTGCTGTCATAGACCaaaagctttccccacaggTCCGTATGCTTCTGAGGAACTACTATgacaaaaaggaagagaagcCACGGAAGGAAAACAAGTTTTCAGTGTTTCTCACCATGAATggcaacaaaaccaaacctaaACCTGCCTCTGCGCCTGTTAatggccaggctgctgctgctgagtcgTCGGATGAGTCGGAGCTGGATGAGGAAGCTGCCCTAAAATATTACAAGATGATGGAGGAGAAGCTGGCACTCAAGAGGAAGAGAACTGGAGATGAAGATGTGCTTGAAGAAGCAGTGATGTCAGGAGAAGATCCCAATAAAAAGAGAGGGGTTACCTATCAGATGATCAAGAACAGAGGCCTCACTCCCAAGAGGAGGAAGATCGACCGCAACCCCCGGGTCAAGCATCGGGAGAAATTCCGGCGAGCCAAAATCCGCCGCAAGGGCCAGGTCCGCGAGGTCCAGAGGGAGCTGCACAGATATGCTGGGGAACTGTCTGGCATTCGGGCCGGGGTTAAGAAAAGCAGGAAGCTTAAGTGA